The Polyangium aurulentum genomic interval CCCTGCCATTCCTCGAGCACCACCTCCGTCCCCGCGCCGGACGCCGCCTCGGCGAAGCGCCTGGAGTCGTCCCGCAGGACTTCATCCGAGCCGACCTGGATCAAAGTCGGCGGAAGACGCGGACCGACCTCGAATAGCGGGGACGCGCGCGGGTCGGTGACAGGCGCGGATCCCAGGTAAGCAGCGGCGGACGAACGAAGATAGTCGACGGCGAGGAGCGGATCGCCGACGGCGAGCTCGCGGACGCTGGCGCCGCTCAGGCCGAGGTCGGTCCAAGGCGAGAACGCGACGACGGCGGACACCGGGACGCCCCTGCGCCGGGCTTCGAGGACCGTGGCGAACGACAGGCCGCCGCCCGCCGAATCGCCGACCACCGCGACAGACGCGAATAGAGAGGCCAGGCGCGCGAGCGTCGCCACCGCCAGATTCAGCGCGGCCGGCAGCTTGTGCTCGGGCGCGAGGGGATACTCCAACGCGAAGACCGGCGCGCGGGCGCGGACGGCGATCTGGCTGGCGAGGCCGACATACGGGCCGGCATGCCCTAGCCCGTACCCACCGCCGTGAATGAAGAGGATCGCGCGCCCGGCGACTACCCCCGGGGGTTCGCACCACCAGCCGGGGCCGGGATCCTCCTCGACCTCGCGCGTGGCGACGCCGGGCGCCACCGGCGTCGCGCCGATGAACCGGTCGTAGACGTCGCGCGGCTCGCCTTCGGCGGTGGACCAGAACCGGGCAAACTCCACGCGCAAAGCGCGCGCCGCCGCGATGTCGTGATCGTCAATGGGAATGAGGGCCATCTAATGAGCTCCGAACGTGCGGCGCGCGAGGTGCCACGCGATCATCATGGTGGTGATGTTGGGCGGTGCGCTGGGGACCCGAGGCATGATCGACGCATCGACGACGAACAGACCGTCGACTCCATGGACGCGACCGCCGCCGTCCACGACGCCGTCGCCGGGCGGCGTCGGCGAGGTCGCGCGGGAAGACGTTCGGGCGATAGACTTCGCCGGCCTCGAGGAGAAGGACCTTCCTGGCCGGATCCGCGCTCAGGCGGTTGGCCAGGACGGCGCCGGCCGACCCGCCGCCGACGACGATGGCGTCGAACGTGTCGGTCATTTGCCGAGCGCCCCGGCCACTTGCCCCATCAGGACGGCGAACGGCATATCCAGGGCGGCGTAGACGTCCCGCGCCTTCGGGTCGGCGTTGTCGGCCATGATCTCGACCATCAGGGTGGCGTAATCGGAGACCTCGATGCCCAGCGCGGTCAGCCGCGCAATGCCGGCCTCGCGCTTGGCGGCCGAGAAGGTGCCGCAGGCGTCAATCGCCACGACCGTCTGGTAGCCCGCCTCGCGGGCCGAGATCGCCGGCAGGGAGGCGCACACCTCGAACGACAGTCCGGCGACGATCAGGTGATCGCGCCCGGTCGCCTTCACGGCCTCGACAAAGGGCGGGTAATCCCACGCGTTCACGGTGGAGCGGTCCATGATGTCGCCGCCGCCCAGGACCGCCTCGAGCTCGGGCGCCGTGGGACCCCACATGCTGTCCCGCGCGGTGGTGATGGCCACGATCGGAAGACCGAGCACCTTGGCGGCCTTCGCGAGACCGACGACGTTATGCTTCAGGTCGCTGACGGTCATGTCGCGCACGCCCGTCAGCAGGCCAACCTGATGATCGATGAGCAGGACGGCGGTGTTGTCGCGGGTCATGCGGGTGCGCTTTGCTTGCATATCGATTCCTGGCGGTGATGGGTGCGAATCACGTAGTCCTTTCATTAATGGCTGCGCTACGCAGGGTCAACACGACGCGCGGACGTGTCGCTTGGAACGAGCTTCCAATCCATTGAAGACGCGGAACGCCGGTCCTGAAACCGACGGGGGGCGCGCCCATCGTCCAGCCACCTCCCATGGACCGGCTTGCCCCTCACGGCGAGCAGTACGAAAGGTTGCCTGGGCGGTCGTGACGTCAGTATCGTGGGCGACATGAACAGTCACCTTGTAACTGGTCTCTCCGAGAGCGGCTATGCAGACGTAAACGGGCTCGAGCTGTACTACGAGGTACACGGCCAGGGCAAACCCATCGTACTGCTACACGGCTCGTTCATGACGATCCCTTTGAACTGGTCGCAGTTCATCCCCTTGCTGGCCAAAGACCGGAAAGTCATCGTGGCGGAAATGCAAGGCCACGGCCGCACGAGAGACATCTCACGAGAATTCAGTTACGAAGGCATGGCCGATGACGTTTCCGCCTTGCTGAGGCACCTCGAGATCGATCGTGCTGACATCCTGGGATACAGCATGGGAGGAGGCGTCGCGTTCCAGGTAGCCGTCCGCCATCCGGAGCAGGTACGCAGGCTCGTCGTGTTGTCAGGTACCTATGCGCACGACGGATGGTGGCCGGACGTCGAGGCGAGCTTCGCCACGATCAACGCAGACATGCTCAAAGGGACGCCGATACAACAGCAATACGAGGAGTTCGGAAACGATCCGGCCCATTTCCCTGAGTTCGTCGAGAAGGTCATCGGCATCGACTTGAAGCCTTATGATTGGTCCAGGGACGTGAAAAACATCCAGGCCCCGATCTTCATGGCCATTGGCGATGCCGACGGTGTGCGATACGAGCATGCGCTGGAGCTGTTTCGCGCCAAAGGCGGTGGAAAGATGGGCGACATCCACGGGCTACCTCAATCCCGCCTTGCGATCCTTCCGAGCACCACGCATATAGGGCTGATCCAGCGGACGGATTGGCTGATCCCCATGATCACGGACTTCCTGGATTCCGACCTCGATGCTGCACCACCTACGTTTTAGAGGTCGGTCTCTCGCCTCCCCCGGCGTAGATGCGCGCCAGCGCGCCAAGTAGAGGACGACAATCTTTCGTGAGATCGAGAGAGCGCTCGTCGGGCGATCGCTCTCTCGACGACATCAGGCTGCCTACTCGCGGATGAGACCGCGGGACATGAAATCTAGAAACGTGTTCGGCGTGTCGTCGAGGATGTCAAAGCCAGCTTCCGGATCGTAGAGCCAGACTTCCCACTGGTTCCAGTTGGGGTACTGCGGGCCGGGACGGGGCGGCTTGCGCAGAATGCACTCGTTGCCGTCGCTCTCACCGATGAGGACGTTCGCGTGCAGCGATCTCCTCCTCGCTGGCACCGGCGAACCCGAGCCAGCGCGATTTGGTTCGCGTCTCCGCCTCCTCCGCCGCGCGGGCAGGATCATCGCCCGCGGCCTGCAGCCACGTCATCTCTCGCGCAGATTCATCGTCCTGGGTGCTCTCGAAGAGACGCGCGCTGATCTGGCGCAGCAATGTGGGCCATTCGACGGTCATGAATCTGCTCCTCGTTCTTCCTCGTACCGAGCGCTGCTCTGTCCGCGCGACTATCTTCGGCGGCGGCGGCCGTCGTCGAGCAAATTGCCAGGTTTCGCCTCGGGCATGGCGAGTCGCAGTTGCTCCAGCCGCGCCTTGATCGCTGGAAGCGCGGGGTTTTGGGGATCGTGGGTCACGACGGCTCTCACGATCTGCTGGGCCTTGCCTCGCGAAAGGCTCGCGCTTTCCCCGGTGTCATCGAGCAGCGCGTTGACGGCGACCACCCAACCGCCATCGCCCTCGTAGTGCAGCCAGCCGAGGTTGGTGCCCGCGGGCCCAGCCTGCTTCACCGTGACCGTATTCGGCGGCTCGACGAACGGGTAGTCGATCCCGCATTCCTGCTCGTTGATCGATCCAGCGCGCAGGCGCTTGCGCGGGCGGCCGTCACCGGTGCCGTATACGACGTCCTCGTTGCTGTACGCCGCGGAGCCGACGACGTTATAGACGTAGAAACAATCCTTCGACTCGGACTTGCCGAACACCGCCGGGCCCTCGCTGATCAGCTCGCCCTTGGTCGAAGTCACCTTGACGTTCCCGTCCCCGCTCACGTCAGGCGTGGCTTGGCCCTTCGGGGCGACCTCGAAGGTCTGTGTCTTACCGTCGGCTTCGATCGTCACCGACACCGGAATGTCGAGGCCATTCAAGACGTACACGCGCGGGGCCTTCGACTTCGAGCTGCATGCGGCGAGTAGTGTGAGCGCGCACGCGAGTGCGGTGCTCAGCCCGGCTTGCGAACGACGAACGGTACGAGAAGAAAATTCCACTGATTCCTGCCCTTGCAGCTGAGGATGTTGGGTGTCCTGGGCCGACCATACACGCGGGCCGGAGGATGGCTCAACCGGAAATTCCAAGGATCCGCAGGATTGCCTGAGGTTCCACTTCACCCTTGATATCCGGGAGCGCATTCGCATGACCGCTCAAGGGGGGCACACGATACAGCCCGACCTCCTCCGCGCCCCGCAGCACGACCACTTCGAAAGCATCCGCCCATTGCTGCACGAAATAGACCGTCGCCGACGGCAGCGCCTCCGCCACATCCCAGGCCTGGGTGCCCAATGGCCCGTCCGTCGCGGTGATGGATACTCCGGCGGGCCCCGGCTGCACGTGCAGCCATGGCTCGTCGGCGAATTCGCCCAGCGCAGCCCGAACTTCCCCGATCGACGCGCCTTCCACGACGGCAGCCGACATCTCCGCCGTGAAAGACGGGACATCCGCGGCAATCGAGAAGCCGGCCTGTGCCGCGACATCGTCCAGAGATGCCGGCGGCGGCGAGACCTCGCGGCCGTCCTTCCATGCGAACGCCTGCCGGCGCTCGGGATCGAGCCAGAGCGCGTGAACGGTTCGCCCCGGCGCGAGCCTGGACAGGATCTCGGCGAAACGCCGATCCGAGCCTTCGGCGCCGGGCGAGCGCGACACGAGCGCGTTGTAGCCCGCATCCCCCGCGACGGTCTGCCATGGAGGCGGATCGATCGCATAGGGAGCATCGCGCGCCCATTCGCGCGCCGCGACCTGTTCCAGGTCGCCGGTGGAGAGCGGTGCGAGTACGGCCCAGCAGATCGAAGCGTCGAGTATTGTCATGGTCGCGGTCTCGTCAGGGTTTCGCCGATTGTACCAGCGGCGGCTTCCCTGATCCTGTCGCCAACTCCGGGCGCGCCTGCGCGTCAACCCGATGATGGCGACGATAGCTTGAGCAGGGCCACCCCCAGCGCGATGAGGAGGAGGCCCAGCGCGCGGACGAGGGTGAGCGGCTCCTTGAAATAGAACGTGCCGACCAGCGCCAGGATGGCGATGCCCAAGCCCGACCAGACGGCATAGATGACGCTGATGTCCATCTTCTGCGCCACGATCGAGAGCGTGTAAAAAGCAGCGGCGTAGCCCACGACCACGACCACCGAGGGCCAGAGCTGCGTGAAGCCCTTCGAGAGCTTCAAGCATGAGGTCGCCGTCACCTCGGCCACGATTGCGAATGCCAGCAACAACCAAAGTTTCATGTCGGTCGCTCGGTGGTCTCTCCCGCGCGGCGGGCTTTCCGCAGGGCGTCGAGACGGGGAGGAGAGCGCAAAAGCTGCTCTCCCGTCAACTCCTCTTCCGAAGAGGGCCCGAAGGTGCTGCTCTGGGAGCCCGCATTTTCCATTTCACCCGCGCAGGGAAGATCCCATGACCACCGAGCAAGAGCATTCGCGTTTTCCTTTCGACGTCAACCAGACCGCGGCCCCTCATCCGGAGTCCCAGCCTGTCCACGCGCTCTTCGAGGAGCAAGCGACGCGCACGCCGGAGGCCGTCGCCGCGATCGCTGGCAGCCGCAGCGTCACATACGCGGATCTCGCACGAAACGCCCAGAAGCTCGCGTCCCTGCTGCGGCGCTCGGGCGTCAGCGCTGGCAGCCGCGTCGCCATTCTCCTCGAGCGCTCGCCCGACATGCTGATCGCCCTGCTCGGCACCCTGAAGGCCGGCGCGGCCTATGTCCCCCTCGAGCCCTCCCACCCCGAGGCCTATCTCCGATCCGTTGTCAATAGCTGCGGTGCCGTTCTCGTGCTCACCGAGCCCGCCCTGGCGGAGCGCCTGCGGGACCTTCCGGTACGCAAAGTCTTCCTTTCGGAGATCGACGGGGAATTCCCGGACGGAGAGGCCCCCGTCCTATCCCCGGAGGATCCCGCCTATGTCCTCTACACCTCGGGCACGACGGGGCGTCCGAAGGGGGTCGTGGTGCCGCACCGCGCCCTCACCAATTACGTCTGGTGGGCGCGCGCGCTTTACCTGGGATCCGAGCCCGGCGTCCTCCCCCTCTATTCGTCTCTGGCCTTCGATCTGACCGTCACCTCGATTTTCGTCCCGCTGATCGGGGGCGGCACCGTCGTCGCGTATGCGGGGTCCTCGACGGCGGTGGCGCTCATGGACGCACTCGAGGACAACCGCGTGGACACCGTGAAGCTCACGCCCAGCCATCTCTCGCTCGTCACCACGGGCAAGAATCACGGCAGCAAGATCCGGCGGCTCATCGTCGGCGGCGAGATCCTGCCGACGGCGCTCGCCCGGCGCGCCCTCGAGAGCTTCGGCCCCGATGTCGCGATCTGGAACGAATACGGCCCCACGGAGGCCACGGTGGGGTGCGTCGTGCACCGATTCGATCCCGAGCGCGACACGCGCGCCTCCGTGCCCATCGGGCGGCCGGCAGCAAACTCCCGGGTGTACGTGCTCCGTGACGGAAGCTCAATCGCCGCCGAGGGCGAGACCGGAGAGCTCTTCCTCGCGGGCGCTTGCCTCGCGCTCGGATACCTCGACGACCCGGGCCGCACCCGCGAGAGCTTCCTGGAGAGCCCGCTCGTCAAGGGGGAGATCATGTACCGCACCGGGGATCTCGCCCGCTTTCTCCCCGGCGGCCTGCTCGAATTCCTGGGCCGGAACGATACCCAGGTGAAATTCAATGGCCACCGGGTGGAGCTCGAGGGGCTCAAAGCCATCCTCGACCAGCACCCGGCCGTGCGCGACAGCGTGGTCCTCGTCGACGGAGACGCGGGCAGCGCGCGCTCTCTCGTCGCCTATTACGCCGCGGACGAGGAGGTCGACCCGCAGCTCTTGCGGAGGTTCATGGGCGAGACGGTCAGCCAGGAGATCATCCCCCAGTATTTCATTCGCGTCCCCGCCCTGCCCCTCACCGCGAGCGGCAAGCTCGACACGAGCGCGCTGCCCCGCCTCTCCGCGTGGAGGGCAGGGATGCAGCGCATGTCGGCCTCACCGGGCACGAGGACGGAGGAGGAGCTGCACGCGATCTGGTGCAAATCGCTGGGCGTGAGCGAGATCGGGGTCGACGACGATTTCTTCGAGATTGGCGGCCACTCGCTGCTCGCCAATCAGCTCATCCTCCGCATCCGCGAGGCCCTGGGGGTCGATCTGAACATGCGCAGCATCTTCGAGTGCCGCACGATCCGCGCCCTTTCCCGCAGCATCGAGCTCACCCGCGAAAGCCGCGAGGTCCGCGTGGCCTCGGAGGCGCAGGTCGCCGCCGCCGACGCGGGCGAGCTGCTCCCCAAGCTCGTCCGCGAGCTCGACGCGCGCCCCGAGGTGGCAATGGCGCCCGAGGTCTCCGGCAAGAAGAGCGACGACGAGAACCTCGTGCTGGCGGAGTCCATCACTGCCGTGGACGAGCGGATTGGCGAGTTTTACAGCCGCTTCCCCTGGCCCTGGAACTCCTCCAAGTTCGACACGCTGGCCGACCCCGATTTCGAGCGGATCATGCTGAGCCAGGAGGTCGGCGATTACAGCCACGCGGCAGTTCCCCGCGACGCCTCGATCTGGGTGGCGGGCTGCGGGACCAACCAGGCCCTGCTCACGGCCCTGCTCTTCCCGCACGCGCAGGTGCTCGGCACGGACCTGTCCACGAAATCGATCGAGATCTGCGCGGAGAACGCCGCCCAGCTCGGGGTCGAGAACCTCACGCTGCGCCTGGAGAGCATCAACGACGCCCCCTACGAAGAGCAATTCGATTTCATCGTCTGCACGGGCGTCATTCATCACACCTACGACCCGGCCCACGCGCTGGGGCGGCTCTCGCGGGCGCTCAAGCGCGAGGGGCTTCTGGAGTTGCTCGTGTACAATCGGTTTCACCGGACCATCACGAGCGCATTCCAGAAGGCGATCCGGGTCATGACGAAGGGGCTCTCGGCCGACGACTACGCGGTGGCGAAGCGGATCGCGGCGGGGTTTGCCCTCGACAATACCATCGCCCGGTTCGTCAGCCGCCATCGCGACTGGGAGGAGTCGGACTTCGCGGACCTGCTCATCAACCCGGTCGAGCACAGCTTCACGGTGGACTCGCTGTCCGACATGGCGCAGACGTGCAACCTCGACCTCCTGCGCCCCTGCATCAGCCTCTACGCGAAGTACCGAGCCGAAAACATCTTCTGGGAGATGTCGTTCTCGGACCCGGACATCCAGCGGGTTTACGATGCGATGGAGGACGTGGATCGCTGGCGGGTGTCGAACCTGCTCATGCACGAGAAATCGCCCATGCTCTGGTTTTACCTGCGCCGCAAGGACGCCGAGGGACAGCGAAGGTCGGAGAAGCTCCTCAACGAGGCTTTCCTGCAGACGACCTTCGCGCGGGCGACGACGGAGCAGAAGAGCTTCATTCGCGGAAAGGACGGGCGCTTCCGCCTCTCGCCGCGGGCGAACGTCTACCCGTCCGCAGCGCCGGAGGAGGCGGTGAAGGCCATCTACGAGCGCTTCGATCGGAGCCGGGTGATGGGCGAGGTCTTCGCCGAACTCGGCGTGGAGCCGACGTTCGCGAACGTGCAGCGCGCGCGCCTTTACCTCACGACGCCGGCATTCCCGTATCTGAGGGCCGTGGACGGCTGATAGGAAGTGAAGCGGGTGGCGGCAATCAGGCAAGCTCAGCTTGCTGCGGCGGCGGGTCACTTCGGTCCATGCGCGGCCGTCGAGGCCGTGGACGCAGGACTTGACTGCCGAGCCTTGACAGGGCGCGGAGCATCGCCTGGGCGTTCGCCGCTCCGATTCGAGAGCGCGTCCG includes:
- a CDS encoding alpha/beta hydrolase fold domain-containing protein — protein: MALIPIDDHDIAAARALRVEFARFWSTAEGEPRDVYDRFIGATPVAPGVATREVEEDPGPGWWCEPPGVVAGRAILFIHGGGYGLGHAGPYVGLASQIAVRARAPVFALEYPLAPEHKLPAALNLAVATLARLASLFASVAVVGDSAGGGLSFATVLEARRRGVPVSAVVAFSPWTDLGLSGASVRELAVGDPLLAVDYLRSSAAAYLGSAPVTDPRASPLFEVGPRLPPTLIQVGSDEVLRDDSRRFAEAASGAGTEVVLEEWQGMHHVFQLNVRELGSARRALDNAAAFLERTWTAPAR
- a CDS encoding GMC oxidoreductase, whose amino-acid sequence is MDGGGRVHGVDGLFVVDASIMPRVPSAPPNITTMMIAWHLARRTFGAH
- a CDS encoding isochorismatase family protein, which produces MTRDNTAVLLIDHQVGLLTGVRDMTVSDLKHNVVGLAKAAKVLGLPIVAITTARDSMWGPTAPELEAVLGGGDIMDRSTVNAWDYPPFVEAVKATGRDHLIVAGLSFEVCASLPAISAREAGYQTVVAIDACGTFSAAKREAGIARLTALGIEVSDYATLMVEIMADNADPKARDVYAALDMPFAVLMGQVAGALGK
- a CDS encoding alpha/beta fold hydrolase, which codes for MNSHLVTGLSESGYADVNGLELYYEVHGQGKPIVLLHGSFMTIPLNWSQFIPLLAKDRKVIVAEMQGHGRTRDISREFSYEGMADDVSALLRHLEIDRADILGYSMGGGVAFQVAVRHPEQVRRLVVLSGTYAHDGWWPDVEASFATINADMLKGTPIQQQYEEFGNDPAHFPEFVEKVIGIDLKPYDWSRDVKNIQAPIFMAIGDADGVRYEHALELFRAKGGGKMGDIHGLPQSRLAILPSTTHIGLIQRTDWLIPMITDFLDSDLDAAPPTF
- a CDS encoding DMT family transporter; protein product: MKLWLLLAFAIVAEVTATSCLKLSKGFTQLWPSVVVVVGYAAAFYTLSIVAQKMDISVIYAVWSGLGIAILALVGTFYFKEPLTLVRALGLLLIALGVALLKLSSPSSG
- a CDS encoding amino acid adenylation domain-containing protein, giving the protein MTTEQEHSRFPFDVNQTAAPHPESQPVHALFEEQATRTPEAVAAIAGSRSVTYADLARNAQKLASLLRRSGVSAGSRVAILLERSPDMLIALLGTLKAGAAYVPLEPSHPEAYLRSVVNSCGAVLVLTEPALAERLRDLPVRKVFLSEIDGEFPDGEAPVLSPEDPAYVLYTSGTTGRPKGVVVPHRALTNYVWWARALYLGSEPGVLPLYSSLAFDLTVTSIFVPLIGGGTVVAYAGSSTAVALMDALEDNRVDTVKLTPSHLSLVTTGKNHGSKIRRLIVGGEILPTALARRALESFGPDVAIWNEYGPTEATVGCVVHRFDPERDTRASVPIGRPAANSRVYVLRDGSSIAAEGETGELFLAGACLALGYLDDPGRTRESFLESPLVKGEIMYRTGDLARFLPGGLLEFLGRNDTQVKFNGHRVELEGLKAILDQHPAVRDSVVLVDGDAGSARSLVAYYAADEEVDPQLLRRFMGETVSQEIIPQYFIRVPALPLTASGKLDTSALPRLSAWRAGMQRMSASPGTRTEEELHAIWCKSLGVSEIGVDDDFFEIGGHSLLANQLILRIREALGVDLNMRSIFECRTIRALSRSIELTRESREVRVASEAQVAAADAGELLPKLVRELDARPEVAMAPEVSGKKSDDENLVLAESITAVDERIGEFYSRFPWPWNSSKFDTLADPDFERIMLSQEVGDYSHAAVPRDASIWVAGCGTNQALLTALLFPHAQVLGTDLSTKSIEICAENAAQLGVENLTLRLESINDAPYEEQFDFIVCTGVIHHTYDPAHALGRLSRALKREGLLELLVYNRFHRTITSAFQKAIRVMTKGLSADDYAVAKRIAAGFALDNTIARFVSRHRDWEESDFADLLINPVEHSFTVDSLSDMAQTCNLDLLRPCISLYAKYRAENIFWEMSFSDPDIQRVYDAMEDVDRWRVSNLLMHEKSPMLWFYLRRKDAEGQRRSEKLLNEAFLQTTFARATTEQKSFIRGKDGRFRLSPRANVYPSAAPEEAVKAIYERFDRSRVMGEVFAELGVEPTFANVQRARLYLTTPAFPYLRAVDG